A single window of Granulicella mallensis MP5ACTX8 DNA harbors:
- the neuB gene encoding N-acetylneuraminate synthase, whose amino-acid sequence MENKVVSIGERRVGSGEPCFIIGEAGVNHNGSLELARKLIDAAVDAGCDAVKFQTFQAEKVCSPIAVKASYQQQTTGAEESQLDMVRKLELPFAAFRELHQHCIDRGILFLSTPFDDESADFLAELSMPAFKIPSGEITNVFFLEHIARKGRPLIVSTGMATLEEVAFAVETIRATGNRQMVLLQCVSNYPADPHSMNLRAMHTLEKEFGVTAGLSDHSVGTEIAFAAVALGACVIEKHFTLNKDLPGPDHRASLEPHELAHLVKGIRNIEAALGDGIKRPVAEELNTADVARRSLVAARFVPAGAVLTLDMLDVLRPGTGLAPAMRSQLLGRHAQRDIDAGTLLSLDMLV is encoded by the coding sequence ATGGAGAATAAAGTCGTCTCCATCGGAGAACGTAGAGTGGGGAGCGGCGAACCGTGTTTCATCATCGGTGAGGCCGGAGTCAATCACAACGGAAGCCTGGAGCTGGCCCGCAAACTGATCGATGCAGCCGTAGATGCAGGTTGTGACGCCGTCAAATTTCAGACCTTCCAGGCAGAAAAAGTTTGTTCGCCCATAGCCGTGAAGGCCTCCTATCAGCAGCAAACGACGGGGGCGGAAGAGTCGCAACTGGACATGGTGAGGAAGCTGGAGCTACCCTTCGCCGCCTTCCGCGAGCTTCATCAGCATTGCATTGACAGAGGCATCCTCTTTCTGTCGACGCCTTTTGACGATGAAAGTGCGGACTTTCTTGCAGAGTTGTCTATGCCCGCGTTCAAGATTCCATCCGGCGAAATCACCAACGTCTTTTTTCTGGAACACATCGCCCGCAAAGGCCGCCCCCTGATCGTTTCAACAGGGATGGCCACGCTCGAAGAGGTAGCTTTCGCTGTCGAAACCATCCGCGCAACGGGCAATCGGCAGATGGTTCTGCTGCAATGCGTGAGTAATTATCCCGCAGATCCACACAGCATGAACCTGCGCGCCATGCACACTCTGGAGAAGGAGTTTGGCGTAACTGCCGGTCTGTCAGACCATTCCGTAGGCACCGAAATCGCATTTGCCGCCGTCGCACTCGGAGCCTGTGTCATCGAGAAGCATTTCACCCTGAATAAGGATCTGCCCGGCCCCGATCATCGGGCCTCCCTGGAGCCACACGAGCTGGCGCATCTGGTAAAAGGTATCCGCAATATCGAAGCGGCTCTCGGAGACGGCATCAAGCGTCCGGTAGCAGAGGAGCTCAACACTGCCGATGTGGCTCGCAGGTCCTTGGTGGCTGCCAGGTTCGTTCCCGCAGGAGCCGTGCTGACGCTGGATATGCTGGATGTTCTGCGGCCGGGAACGGGACTTGCACCCGCCATGCGCTCCCAATTGCTTGGAAGGCATGCGCAGCGTGACATTGACGCAGGTACGCTTTTAAGCCTCGATATGCTAGTGTGA